A genomic stretch from Cloacibacterium caeni includes:
- the recR gene encoding recombination mediator RecR, which yields MNFPSKVLEKAVEEISSLPGIGKKSALRLALHLLRVPESQGMALGKAIQKLVTDIKYCQECHNFSDEDICEICSNYKRNDEVLCIVEDVRDVMAIENTAKFNGKYLVLGGKISPMEGIGPHQLNISSIEKKLNEGKVKELIFALSATMEGDTTAYYLYKKFKEFPVTFSTIARGISVGDELEYADEISLGRSIVNRLPYNEKM from the coding sequence ATGAATTTTCCCAGTAAAGTTTTAGAAAAAGCCGTAGAAGAAATTTCTAGTTTGCCCGGAATTGGTAAAAAATCTGCATTGAGACTTGCTTTGCATCTGCTTCGCGTTCCAGAATCTCAAGGAATGGCACTAGGTAAAGCCATCCAAAAATTGGTAACGGACATTAAATATTGTCAGGAATGTCATAATTTTTCAGATGAAGATATTTGCGAAATTTGCAGTAATTATAAGAGAAATGATGAGGTGCTATGCATTGTAGAAGATGTAAGAGATGTCATGGCGATAGAAAATACGGCTAAATTTAATGGTAAATATTTGGTTCTGGGCGGTAAAATTTCTCCCATGGAAGGAATTGGGCCACACCAATTGAATATTTCTTCTATTGAAAAAAAACTGAATGAAGGAAAAGTAAAAGAGTTGATTTTTGCGCTTTCTGCAACCATGGAAGGAGATACTACAGCATATTATTTATACAAAAAATTCAAAGAATTTCCGGTGACTTTTTCTACGATTGCTCGTGGGATTTCCGTGGGTGATGAACTGGAATATGCAGACGAAATCTCTTTGGGAAGAAGTATTGTGAACAGATTGCCTTACAACGAAAAAATGTAA
- the secG gene encoding preprotein translocase subunit SecG: protein MSTIFSLFMVLIIIACVLLVIIVMAQNPKGGGLSATFGGSSAQFGVQRTNDFMEKATWVLAIIIVSLIFLSVVLTAKPSVQIKDVNAPEKKEAKAPAQSAPQAPVQKPTATK, encoded by the coding sequence ATGAGTACTATATTTAGTCTTTTCATGGTGTTAATCATCATAGCTTGTGTTTTATTAGTTATTATTGTAATGGCACAAAACCCAAAAGGTGGAGGTTTATCTGCTACCTTTGGCGGTTCTTCTGCACAATTCGGCGTACAGAGAACGAATGATTTTATGGAAAAAGCCACTTGGGTATTAGCGATTATCATTGTTTCATTGATTTTCTTAAGCGTAGTGCTTACTGCAAAACCAAGCGTACAAATTAAAGACGTAAATGCTCCAGAGAAAAAAGAAGCTAAAGCTCCTGCTCAATCAGCTCCACAAGCTCCGGTTCAAAAACCAACTGCTACGAAATAA
- a CDS encoding glycosyltransferase family 2 protein codes for MKLSIIILNYNVTQWLRNCLLSIEKYVHDIDYEVIVIDNQSPDTSWKDLIMEFPTVNFIENSSNEGFAKANNKAVKTAKGEYILLLNPDTELEGNYMREILDFADAQENLGCLGVRFHDLQGNFLPECKRSVPDVFNSFEKLFSPFQSNQSSKKNYYRNDIAETEIAPVEVITGAFLLMKRELYLEIGGLDESYFMYGEDIDLCYTLLKKGYQNWYYGKNSILHIKGESTVKDEKYLSNFYGAMQIFIEKYYKKQSPLQYQFLKFGLKVRHLIAKLQLK; via the coding sequence ATGAAGCTTTCCATCATCATATTAAATTACAACGTTACACAGTGGTTAAGAAATTGTCTTTTATCCATTGAAAAATATGTACATGATATTGATTATGAAGTAATTGTGATTGATAATCAATCGCCAGATACTTCATGGAAAGATTTAATAATGGAGTTTCCTACAGTTAATTTTATAGAAAATTCATCCAATGAAGGTTTTGCCAAAGCCAATAATAAAGCTGTAAAAACGGCAAAAGGCGAATATATTTTATTGCTCAATCCAGATACAGAATTAGAAGGAAACTACATGCGTGAAATTTTGGATTTTGCAGATGCTCAAGAAAATTTGGGTTGTCTTGGCGTGAGATTTCACGATTTGCAGGGCAATTTTTTACCAGAATGCAAACGTTCTGTTCCTGATGTGTTTAATTCCTTTGAAAAATTATTTTCACCATTTCAGTCGAATCAGTCTTCTAAGAAAAACTATTACCGAAACGACATTGCAGAAACAGAAATTGCCCCAGTCGAAGTGATTACAGGTGCTTTTTTATTGATGAAAAGAGAATTATATCTGGAAATTGGCGGTTTAGATGAATCGTATTTTATGTACGGAGAAGATATAGATTTGTGTTACACCTTGCTGAAAAAAGGTTATCAGAACTGGTATTACGGTAAAAATTCTATTTTGCACATCAAAGGCGAAAGTACGGTAAAAGATGAAAAATACCTTTCTAATTTTTACGGAGCCATGCAGATTTTCATTGAAAAATATTACAAGAAACAATCACCGTTGCAATATCAGTTTTTGAAATTTGGACTGAAAGTTCGACACTTGATAGCAAAACTTCAACTCAAATAA
- a CDS encoding DUF1016 N-terminal domain-containing protein, which produces MLESSQITFISEIKTKVRNAQYEAMKAVNVALINLYWEIGKSIAEKQSESWGKSIVPTLSKELQNEFPGVGGFSVGNLWLMAQFYSEYQSVENLAPLVREISWSKHISILKKCKNPKEREFYILATKKFGWTKNVLIHQIENKPL; this is translated from the coding sequence ATGTTAGAAAGCTCACAAATTACCTTTATTTCTGAAATTAAAACCAAAGTAAGAAACGCTCAATACGAAGCCATGAAAGCCGTAAACGTGGCTTTAATCAATTTGTATTGGGAAATCGGTAAATCTATTGCAGAAAAACAATCCGAAAGTTGGGGCAAATCTATCGTTCCTACACTTTCTAAAGAATTACAAAATGAATTTCCAGGAGTTGGCGGTTTTTCGGTGGGGAATCTTTGGTTGATGGCGCAGTTTTATTCTGAATATCAATCAGTTGAAAATCTCGCACCATTGGTACGAGAAATTAGTTGGAGCAAACATATCTCTATTCTGAAAAAATGCAAAAACCCAAAAGAAAGAGAATTCTATATTTTGGCAACCAAAAAATTTGGGTGGACTAAAAACGTGCTGATTCATCAAATTGAAAATAAACCTCTCTAA
- a CDS encoding LURP-one-related/scramblase family protein yields MQNLQYPLFLKFKISTLSSDFNISDKNGNSLAYVRQKLFKLKEDVVVYNNESRTQENFRIRANQWIDFNASYAITDNTGKNLGKIARKGMRSIWKATYFVMDAFDNQKYKVQEENAWVKIIDGFFTEIPILGIFTGYFFNPTYIVHDNNGKEIYRLKKMPSFFGRKFQLDQINDIADEDETLVVLSLMMMVLLERAKG; encoded by the coding sequence ATGCAAAATCTTCAGTATCCGCTATTTTTAAAATTTAAAATTTCTACCCTTTCAAGTGATTTCAATATTTCTGACAAAAACGGAAATTCTTTGGCTTATGTTCGTCAAAAATTATTCAAACTAAAAGAAGATGTAGTTGTTTACAATAACGAAAGCAGAACGCAGGAAAACTTTAGAATAAGAGCTAATCAATGGATAGATTTTAACGCAAGTTATGCCATAACAGACAACACTGGAAAAAATTTAGGAAAAATCGCCAGAAAAGGAATGCGCTCTATTTGGAAGGCTACTTATTTTGTAATGGATGCTTTTGACAACCAAAAATATAAAGTTCAGGAAGAAAATGCTTGGGTAAAAATTATAGACGGATTCTTTACCGAAATTCCAATTTTGGGAATTTTTACAGGTTATTTTTTCAATCCTACTTATATTGTTCACGATAATAATGGAAAGGAAATTTATCGTTTGAAGAAAATGCCTTCATTTTTTGGTAGAAAATTCCAGTTAGACCAAATCAATGACATTGCAGATGAAGACGAAACTTTAGTGGTTTTAAGCCTAATGATGATGGTTTTATTAGAAAGAGCAAAAGGTTAA
- a CDS encoding glycosyltransferase family 2 protein: MISGIIPLYNAENTILAALDSVKNQEGNFDFEILVINDGSTDKSAEKVQQFIDENPQLNIQLIHQYNKGVSSARNAGLRLAKGEFIAFLDADDVWLPHKTKVMMKVLTENSEIDFLVALANDEQSGFPYIFNGKKLAEISMKKILIRNVGPTPTAIFRRKVVEDTGYFNENQRFAEDANYWLRVSEKNKMFVLGESLVITGSGKKSFGESGLSGNLSAMEKGFQKNLKEMLQQKRISAIEYFFFYLFLKLKYIIRIIRARI, from the coding sequence ATGATTTCTGGAATTATTCCTCTTTACAACGCCGAAAATACCATTCTAGCTGCACTGGATTCGGTGAAAAATCAAGAAGGGAATTTTGATTTTGAAATTTTGGTAATCAATGACGGTTCTACAGATAAAAGCGCTGAAAAAGTTCAACAATTTATTGACGAAAATCCTCAGTTAAATATTCAATTGATTCATCAGTATAACAAAGGCGTTTCTTCAGCTAGAAATGCGGGTTTGAGATTGGCTAAAGGTGAATTTATAGCTTTTTTGGATGCAGACGATGTTTGGTTGCCACACAAAACCAAAGTGATGATGAAGGTTTTAACAGAAAATTCAGAAATTGATTTTTTGGTGGCTTTAGCCAATGATGAACAATCTGGATTTCCCTATATTTTTAATGGGAAAAAACTGGCGGAAATCTCTATGAAGAAAATATTAATCAGAAATGTAGGGCCAACTCCCACCGCAATTTTTAGAAGAAAAGTAGTAGAAGATACAGGTTATTTTAATGAAAATCAAAGGTTTGCAGAAGATGCCAATTATTGGCTCAGAGTTTCTGAAAAAAATAAAATGTTCGTTTTAGGAGAAAGTTTAGTGATTACGGGTTCAGGAAAAAAATCTTTCGGTGAATCTGGACTTTCGGGAAATCTTTCAGCAATGGAAAAAGGTTTTCAGAAAAATCTTAAAGAAATGCTTCAGCAAAAAAGAATTTCGGCAATAGAATATTTCTTTTTCTATTTGTTTTTGAAGTTAAAATATATCATCAGAATTATAAGAGCGAGAATATAA